Proteins encoded in a region of the Perca fluviatilis chromosome 8, GENO_Pfluv_1.0, whole genome shotgun sequence genome:
- the si:ch211-194m7.4 gene encoding olfactomedin-4 — MLLLLLLLLSSGGGQAQRVPGLKKNGSCVCEVNSTMWAFPAVSYEAVLLQVQSCEGFLTSLQKQVDLSIQRLPEIQAVIQNMTERLNPHLYLNNQGLYTHLALPRLVEELSRLETDIGDIHSQANTAQSQKLSTEVGKLRSDVERMQMSDTINLKTVKEKLRYLKNSAESCKSIPKDFRGMHRYCLRGLISNISAPVMTKVSPYSKSYISGSWGKQAQMDSEGQKNSYWVQALLSNHVWGNTLRIYQTYEDFMASVNHREFTFAPSFTHADTIEGPSAVLYGEALYYHCYRSADVCRYDLNSNSVKRVTLPGTGVGFNNKFPYCYYDCRPNSDVDVEVDETGLWALYATVGNHGNLVVSRLAWDSEAETLNVSQTWETTLFKKAATNAFMVCGVLYATRYVDDYREEVFYAFDTATGKEDNSLALPLEKVAKGVASVSYNPTNRQIYMYNDGYLLAYQAHF; from the exons atgctgctgctgctcctacTGCTGCTCTCATCA GGTGGCGGCCAGGCTCAGCGCGTGCCGGGCCTGAAGAAGAACGGCTCGTGTGTTTGCGAGGTGAACTCCACCATGTGGGCGTTCCCTGCTGTGAGCTACGAGGCCGTGCTGCTGCAGGTTCAGTCCTGTGAAGGATTTCTGACCAGCCTGCAGAAACAG GTGGACTTGTCCATCCAGCGTCTCCCTGAGATCCAGGCTGTGATTCAGAACATGACGGAGCGGCTGAATCCTCACCTGTACCTGAACAACCAGGGCCTGTACACACACTTGGCTCTACCCCGGCTGGTTGAGGAACTCAGCCGGCTGGAGACAGACATCGGTGATATCCACAGCCAGGCTAACACCGCCCAATCCCAGAAACTCTCCACAGAG gtgggTAAACTGCGTAGCGATGTAGAACGGATGCAAATGTCAGACACAATTAACTTGAAAACTGTCAAAGAGAAACTGCGCTACCTGAAGAACAGCGCTGAGTCCTGCAAGTCCATCCCCAAAGACTTCagag GCATGCACAGGTACTGCCTCAGGGGCCTAATCTCCAACATTAGTGCTCCTGTCATGACTAAGGTCAGTCCCTACAGTAAGAGCTACATCTCTGGTTCATGGGGCAAACAGGCCCAGATGGACAGCGAGGGGCAGAAGAACAGCTACTGGGTTCAGGCTCTGCTCAGCAACCACGTCTGGGGTAACACGCTGCGCATCTACCAAACCTACGAAGACTTCATGGCCTCCGTCAACCACAGGGAATTCACCTTCGCTCCATCCTTCACTCACGCCGACACCATTGAGGGTCCCAGTGCTGTTCTATACGGCGAAGCGCTGTACTACCACTGCTACCGCTCTGCAGATGTCTGCCGCTACGATCTGAACAGCAACAGCGTCAAGCGGGTCACACTTCCAGGCACCGGCGTGGGTTTCAACAACAAGTTCCCGTATTGCTACTATGACTGCCGTCCCAATAGTGACGTAGATGTGGAGGTAGATGAGACGGGACTATGGGCCCTGTATGCCACTGTCGGTAACCACGGTAATCTTGTGGTGAGCCGGCTAGCTTGGGACAGCGAGGCGGAGACACTCAATGTCTCACAGACGTGGGAGACGACGCTGTTCAAGAAGGCGGCGACCAACGCTTTCATGGTGTGCGGTGTGCTGTATGCCACTCGGTATGTGGACGACTACCGCGAGGAGGTGTTCTACGCTTTTGACACGGCAACAGGCAAAGAGGACAACTCACTAGCGCTCCCACTGGAGAAGGTAGCTAAAGGAGTGGCCAGCGTGAGCTATAACCCCACCAACAGGCAGATCTACATGTACAACGATGGATATCTACTGGCTTACCAGGCCCACTTCTGA